The genomic DNA TCCTTCGGCCAGGGGATGACGGCGACGCCGCTGCAGATCGCCACCGCCATGGCGGCCATCGCCAACGGTGGCTATCTGATGCGGCCCTACATCGTCGAGCGGGTGGTGGACGGCTATGGCCAGACCGTCGAGTCGCACGGCCCCAGCATCGTCCGCCGGGTCATTTCGGAACGGACCGCCGACACCGTCCGCCGGATGCTCGAAATGGCGGTGGAAAAGGGCGGCACGGGCACGCTGGCGGCGGTGCCCGGGTTCAAGGTCGCCGGCAAGACGGGGACGGCGCAGAAGGTCGATCCGGTGGCGGGCGGCTACGCCGTCGACCGCTATGTGGCGAGTTTCGTCGGCTTTGTTCCGGCAGAAGAGCCGAAGCTGGTCATACTGGTTCTGATCGACGAGCCGAAAGGCAAGTCGTACGGCGGCCTGGTGGCGGCGCCGGTCTTTTCGCGCATTGCCAGCCAGGCCCTGGCGCAGCTGAAGGTTGCGCCGAAACGGCCGGTACGGGACCGGAGGCTGCGACCGTTGCCGCAACTGGCGCGCAACCGGATGCCGGCGCTACCGGTCGCATCGGTGGCCGGCGGTAGCGACGGCGCGCCGCTGATGCCCGACTTCACCGGCATGAGTTACCGGCAGGTGCTGCAGACCATGGAGCGGACGGGGCTGAATGTCAGCCTGCGCGGGTCCGGACGGGTGGTGGAACAGTTTCCGCTGCCCGGTCGTGCCGTTCCCCTCGGCAGCGAGACCTGGGTCAGGCTCTCGCAGCCCTTCGGCCAGAATCTCTGACCGCGAAGGACGCAAGAAAGGATCGTCCTGGTGAAACTGAGCGAACTGACAGCCGGCATCGAAGGCCTTCGCATCGACGGCAATCCGGAGGTGGAGGTTGGCGGCATCTGCTATGACTCGCGGCGGGTGAAGCCGGGCGACCTGTTCTGCGCCCTGCGCGGCGCGGTGACCGACGGCCACCGGTTCATTGACCAGGCGGTCGAGGCCGGCGCCGGCGCGGTGCTGCGCGAAGACGGTGAGCCGACTGCCGGCGTCACCACCCTGCAAACGGAGAATGGGCGGGCTGTCATGGCGGCTCTGGCGGCGCGCTTCTACGGTCATCCAACCGCCGGCATGAAGGTGGTCGGCATCACCGGCACCAACGGCAAGACGACCGTCAGTTACCTGTTGGAAAGCCTACTGAACGAGGCGGATGAGCACGTTGCCGTCATCGGCACCGTCGCCTATCGTTTCGGGTCGCGCCTGCTGCCGGCGCCGAACACCACGCCGGAGGCGGTCGACCTGCAGCGGCTGGCGGCCGAATTCAGGGAGCAGGGCTGTACCGCCCTGGTGATGGAAGTCTCGTCGCACGCCCTGGCCCAGCAGCGGGTGGTCGGGGTGGCGTTTGACGTCGGGGTCTTCACCAACCTGACCCCCGAGCATCTTGACTATCACCGCGAGATGGAGAGCTATTTCGCCGCCAAGAGGTTGCTCTTCGCTCCCGAAGGCGGGGCGGCCAGGGCGGTGATCAACATCGACGACCCCTGGGGAGTGCGGCTGGCGAAAGAACGCCCGGACGCCGTCACCTGCGGTTTTGACGCCGCCGCCAGGGTGCGGATCGTCGACGCCGAGCTCGGCATGGAGGGGATCCGGGCGAAACTGGCGACGCCGGCCGGCGAGCTGAGCATTCGCTCGCCGCTGCTGGGCCGTTTCAATCTGGCCAATCTGGTCTGCGCCGCCGGCGTGGGGGTCGCCCTGGGCATGGATACAGAGCGGATCGAACGCGGGCTGGCGGCGCTGCAGCGGGTTCCGGGGCGGCTGGAATCGGTCGAAAACCGGCTCGGAGCGCGGATCCTGGTCGATTACGCCCACACCGGCGATGCCCTCGAGAAGGCCCTGGAGACCCTGCGCGACCTGCGGCCGCGGCGGCTGCTGACCGTCTTCGGCTGTGGCGGTGACCGGGATCGGGGCAAGCGGCCGCAGATGGGTGAGGTCGCCGCCCGGCTCTCCGACCTGGTGATCGTCACCTCCGACAATCCGCGCAGCGAGGATCCGCAGCGGATCATCGCCGACATCCTGCCGGGTCTCGAGCGGACGGAGGCGAAGCGGCTGGCGACGGCAGAACTGCCGGAGGCCGGCACCACCGGCTACCTGGTGATTGCCGACCGGCGGCGGGCGATCGAGACGGCGGTGGCGCTGACCGGCCGTGGCGACATTCTGCTGGTGGCCGGCAAGGGACATGAGGATTACCAGATCATCGGTGCCCGGAAGATCCACTTCGACGACCGCGAGGAGATCCGGCGGGCGCTGGATGGAAGGACAACCAAGGAATGAAACTTTCGGTACGCAAAATAGCGGAAATCACGGGCGGCCGTCTGTCGCCGGCCGGTGCCGAGGTGGTGGTGAGCGGCATCTCCACCGACAGTCGCACCATCCGGCCGGGTGAGCTGTTCGTTCCTTTGCGCGGACCGAAGTACGACGGCCACGATTTTCTGCTGCGTGCCCTGCAGAACGGGGCCGCCGCCTGCCTGAGCGAGGAAGTGATCGCCGGGCTGAAGGTGCCGGTGATCCAGGTGGAGGACAGTCTGCGGGCTCTCGGCGATCTCGCCGCCGCCCACCGTCGCGGCTACCGGGGGCCGCTGGTGGCGGTGACCGGCAGCAGTGGCAAGACGACCACCAAGGAGATGCTCGCCGCCATTCTGGAGCGGACGGCGCCGGGGCTGAAGTCAGCGGGCAATTTCAACAACCTGGTCGGTGTTCCGCTCACCCTGTTCGGTCTGCGGCCGGAAAGTCATCGCTGGACGGTGATCGAGATGGGCATGAGCGCTCGGGGCGAAATCGCCCGCCTGGCGGAGATCGCCGCGCCCACCCTGGGGCTGATCACCAATATCGGTCCGGCCCATCTCGAAACCCTGCATGGCCTCGACGGCGTGGCACGCGCCAAGGGCGAGCTGTTCGCCGCCCTGAAGCCCGGCGCTGTCGCCGTGGTCAATGCCGACGATCCCCGGGTGCTCGCCCTGCCGGTGGCCAACGGTGTGCGGCGGATTCTCTACGGCCTGTCCGGCGACGCCGAGGTCAGGGCCGAGGATGTCGAGGCCCGCGGCCGCCAGGTCCGGTTCCGTCTCCACATCGGCGGGCAATCGGCCGAAGTGGTGCTGCCGGTGGCCGGCCGGTTCAATGTCAGCAACGCCCTGGCCGCGGTGGCCGCAGCCAGGGCGCTCGATGTTCCCCTCGACGTCATCGTCGCCGGCCTGTGTGGCTTCAGTCCCCTGCAGGGACGCATGCAGCTGCATACCCTGGCTTCCGGCGCCCTGCTGCTGAAGGACGACTACAACGCCAATCCGCTGTCGATGGGAGCGGCCCTCGAGGCGCTCGACCAGCTCGAGGGCGGCGGCCGTCGCATCGCCGTTCTCGGCGACATGCTTGAGCTCGGCGACGAGAGCCGCCGGCTGCACCGCGAGGTCGGTGCCCGGGCGGCCCGCCATTGCGACCTGCTGCTGCTGCTCGGCGACATGGCCGAGGCGATGGCCGACGGCGCCCGTGCCGCCGGCCTGTCAGCCCGCCGCATCCGGATCGCCGCCGACCATGACGAGGCCGCCGGCTGCCTGGCGCGGGTGCTGCGCAAGGGCGACCGGGTTCTGGTCAAGGGATCGCGCGGCATGCGCATGGAACGCATCGCCGACCGGCTGTTGTCCACCGACGACGGCAAGGCCGGGAAAGGGGGCGCCTGATGCTCTACCATCTGCTCTATCCCCTGCACGAACATTTCTCGGCCTTCTACGTCTTCAGGTTCATCACCTTCCGCACCATCTACGCCGCCATCACGGCGCTGGTGCTCTCCTTCATCATCGGCCCCTGGCTGATCCGCAAGCTGTCGGAGCTGCAGATCGGCCAGCAGATCCGCAAGCTTGGTCCGGAGTCGCACTTCAAGAAGGAAGGGACCCCGACCATGGGTGGCACCCTGATCCTGTTCGCCATCGTGCTGCCGACCCTGCTCTGGGCCGACCTGACCAACATCTTCGTCTGGATCGTTCTCTTCGTCACCGTCAGTTACGGCATCGTCGGATTCGTCGATGACTACCGCAAGGTGAGGCTGAAAAACACCGAGGGCCTGCGCCCGCGGCAGAAGATGTTCTGGCAGCTGCTGGTGGCGCTGCTCGCCGGTGTCGCCCTCTACCTGCATCCGGACTTCGACAGCACCCTGAGTGTCCCCTTCTTCAAGGGCGTGCGGCCGGATCTCGGCCTGTTCTACATCCCCTTCGCCGTTCTGGTGGTGGTCGGAACCAGCAACGCCGTCAACCTGACCGACGGTCTCGACGGCCTGGCCATCGGGCCGATGATCATCGCCTCGAGCACCTACCTGGTCTTCGCCTACGTCGCCGGCCATGCCAGGGTAGCTGCCTATCTGCAGATCAGCGCCATCTCCGGTGCCGGCGAGCTGTCGATCCTCTGTGGTTCGATGGTCGGCGCCGGCCTCGGGTTCCTCTGGTTCAACACCTACCCGGCCCAGGTCTTCATGGGCGATGTCGGCAGTCTGTCGCTGGGCGGCGCCCTGGGGACCATCGCCGTCATCACCAAGCAGGAGATTGTGCTGGTGATCGTCGGCGGCATCTTCGTCATGGAGGCGCTGTCGGTCATCTTCCAGGTGGCGTCCTTCCGGCTCTGGGGGCGGCGGATCTTCCGCATGGCGCCGGTGCACCATCATTTCGAGCTGAAAGGCTGGCCTGAGCCGAAGATCATCGTTCGGTTCTGGATCGTCAGCATCATCCTGGCCCTGGTGGCTCTTTCGACCCTGAAGCTGAGGTGAGATGCAGGATTATGCGGAAAAACGGATAGTCGTCATCGGGGCGGGCCGCAGCGGCCAGGCCCTGGTCCGCTTTTTCTGCGAGCGGGGAGCGCAGGTGGTGCTGACCGACCGCCGGCGGCGTGACGACCTGGCGCATCTGGCCGAGCGCTGGCCGCAGCGCCTGACCCTCGATCTCGGCGGGCATGACCGGCGACATCTGGTCGGGGCCGACCTGGTGGTGCTCAGTCCGGGGGTACCGTCCGATCTGCCGCTGCTGCAGCAGGTGCGGCAGGCCGGGATTCCGGTGCTCGGCGAGGTGGAGATCGCCAGCCGGCATCTGCAGGCCCCGCTGGTCGCCATCACCGGCACCAACGGCAAATCGACAACCACCGCCCTGTGCGGCGAGATGTTCCGCTCGGGTGGCTGCAAGACCTTTATCGGCGGCAATCTCGGCACCCCCCTCATCGAGGCGGCGGCGACCGGAGGCTGGCAGTGGCTGGTGGTTGAACTGTCCTCCTTCCAGCTCGAAACCATTGAGCGGTTCCGGCCGAAGTACGCCATGCTGCTCAACATCAGCAGCGACCATCTCGACCGCTATGACGACATGGCGGCCTATGTCAGCGCCAAGAAGCGGATTTTCGAGAACCAGGGGGGCGATGACGTCGCCGTTCTCAATGCCGGCGACCGGCAGGTGATGACTCTGGCCGGGGGACTGGCCGCCCGTCCGGTCCTCTTTTCGGCGGAGAAGGATCTGCCCGAGGGGATGTCGCTGGACGCCGCCGGCAACATCCTCTGGCGCTGGCAGGGGCGTGAGCTGCGTTTCGACACCCGGCAGCTGCTGCTGCGCGGCCGGCACAATGTGGAGAACGTCATGGCGGCGATGATACCGCCGCTGCTCGAAGGGATTGATCCCAAGCTCGTCTGGCGAACGGCCTGCCGGTTTCCCGGCCTGCCGCATCGCATGCAGCTGGTGCGTCGCCTGCGCGGCGTCGACTGGATCGACGATTCGAAGGGGACCAATGTCGGCAGCGTCATGCGCAGCCTGGCCGGTCTGCGGCCGCCGGTAACCCTGATCGCCGGCGGCAAGGACAAGGGAGGCGACTTTGCCACTCTCGCCCCGCTGGTGCGCGACCGGGTCGGCCATCTGCTGCTGATCGGCGAAGCCGCCGACCGGATCGAACGGGAGCTGGCCGGAACGGCGCGCATCGTGCGCTGCGCCGACATGGCCGAAGCGGTGAAACGGGCAGCGGAGCTGACCCCGGCCGGCGGCACCGTGCTGCTGTCGCCGGGTTGTTCGAGTTTCGACATGTTCAGCAGTTTCGAGGAGCGCGGCCGCGTCTTCGCCCGGCAGGTGAACGCGCTACCGGAGGAGGGGGCCTGATGGAGATCCGGCGCGGACATGACCAGACCCTGCTGATGCTGGCGACGGTGCTGACCTGTTTCGGGATCGTCATGGTCTATTCGTCCTCGTCGATCATGGCGGCGGAAAAGTACGCCGACGGCTTTCTCTTTCTCAAGCGCCAGGGGATCTTCGCCTGTATCGGCCTGCTGCTGATGGCCGGTTTGATGCACGTCGACTATCATCGGCTGCGTCGGCTGGCGGTCCCCCTGCTGCTGCTCTGCACCCTGCTGCTGGTGGTGGTGTTCATCCCCGGGGTCGGGGTTCGCGCCGGCGGCGCCAGCCGCTGGATCCGGCTGCCCTTCTTCTCCCTGCAGCCGTCGGAGCTGGCCAAGCTGGGGCTGGTCGTCTTCATGGCCCATTCCCTGGCGCGCAAGGGGGAAAAGATCAAGACGCTGAAGGTCGGTTTTCTGCCCTACATGGTGCTGCTGGCCGTCCTGCTCGTCCTGGTGCTGGCCCAGCCCGACCTGGGTGGCGCGGCGACCATGGGAGTGGTGGCCCTCTGCCTGCTGCTGGTGGCCGGTTCGCGCTGGCGCCACCTGTTCGGGGTGGTGGTGCTGGCGTTGCCGTTTCTCTACTTTCTCGTGATGAACGTCGATTACCGCCGCCGCCGGATCATGGCCTTTCTCAATCCCTGGGACGATCCGACAGATACCGGGTTCCAGATCATCCAGAGCTGGATCGCCTTCGGTACCGGCGGCTGGTTCGGCAACGGCCTCGGCGAGGGGAAGCAGAAGCTCTTCTTCCTGCCGGAGGCCCACACCGATTTCATCTTCGCCGTGGTCGGCGAGGAGCTCGGATTCGTCGGGGTGGTGGTGACCGCCGCCCTCTTTCTGGTGCTGGTGCTGCGCGGCATCCGCACGGCGGTGCACGCCCCCGACGAATTCGGCCGCTATCTGGCCTTCGGGCTGACGGTGCTGATCGGCATCGAGGCTTTTACCAATTTCGCGGTGGTTCTCGGACTGTTGCCGACCAAGGGTCTGGCGCTGCCGTTCCTCTCCTACGGTGGCACCAACCTGGTCTGCACCCTGATGGAAGTTGGCATTCTGCTCAACATCTCGGCCAAGCTGCCGGGGGAGGTGCGATGAGAGTGCTGCTGGCAGGAGGAGGCACCGGCGGCCATCTCTTTCCGGCCGTGGCCCTGGCGCAGCAGTTGCTGGCCGACGAGCCCGGCTCCGAAGTGCTGTTCGTCGGCACCGAGCGCGGCATCGAGGCCCGGGTGTTGCCCGAGCTGGGGCTGCCCCTGGCGACCATTGACATCGTCGGCTTCGTCGGCAAGAAGCCGGTCGAGAAACTGGCCGTGGCGCCGAAACTTCTGCGCAGTTTCCGGCAGTCGGGGGCGATTCTCGACCGCTTTCGGCCGCAGGTGGTGGTCGGCGTCGGCGGCTACGCCAGCGGACCGGTGCTGCTGGCCGCCCGGTGGCGGCGACTGCCGCTGGTGATCCACGAACAGAATGCCCGCCCCGGACTGACCAACCGGCTGCTCGGCCATCTGGCCGACCGGATCTGTATCAGCTATCCGGAGAGCGCCGGGCATTTCGGGGGGCGGACGGTTCTGACCGGCAACCCGGTGCGGCGGGAGATGACCGAACACCGGCCGTTGCCCGACGGCGAGCCGGAACTGCTGGTCTTCGGTGGCAGTCGCGGTGCCCGCGCCATCAACCAGGCGGTACTGGCCTGTCTGCCGCACCTGGAACTCTGGCGTGGGCGGCTGCGCATCGTGCACCAGACCGGCGAGGAGGACCTGGAACAGGTGAAAGAGGGATACCGGAAGCAGGGCTGGACGCATGCCGAGGTTGTGCCCTTTATCCGCGACATGGCTTCGGCCTATGCCCGGGCGCACCTGGTCCTGTGCCGGGCCGGGGCGACAACCATCGCCGAGCTGACCGCCTGCGGCCGGCCGTCGATCCTGGTCCCCTATCCCTATGCCGCCGGCGACCACCAGACCGCCAATGCCCGCAGCCTGGCGGAACGGGGAGCGGCCCTGATGCTGCCGCAGACGGAACTCGAGGGAAAGCGGCTGGCGACCCTGATCAGCGACATGCTTTCCGATCGGCAGCGGCTGCTCGACATGGCGGGAGCGGCCCATGCCCTGGGACAGCCGCGGGCGGCCGAGCTGATTCTCGACCAGTGCCGGGCCGTGGCCCGGAAAGGATAGAAACCGTGTACGGAAAGATTCGCAGAATCCATTTTGTCGGCATCGGCGGCATCGGCATGAGCGGCATCGCCGAGGTGCTGCTCAATCTCGGCTACGAGGTCTCCGGGTCTGACCTGCGTCAGAGCGAGACGACCAGGCGGCTGGCGAAGCTCGGCGGGCGCATCGCCTTCGGCCACGCGCCGGACAACCTGGGCGACGCCGACGTGGTTGTGACCTCGACGGCGGTGCGGGCCGACAACGTTGAGGTGGCCGAGGCCCAGCGCCGGCACATTCCGGTCATTCCGCGGGCGGAGATGCTGGCCGAGCTGATGCGCATGAAGTACGGAGTGGCGGTGGCCGGCACCCACGGCAAGACCACGACCACCAGCATGGTGGCGACGATCCTGACGCGGGGCGGGCTCGATCCGACGGCTGTCATTGGCGGCCGGCTCGATGCCTTCGGCTCCAACGCCAAGCTGGGACAGGGCAAGTTCCTGGTCGCCGAGGCGGACGAGTCGGACGGCTCTTTTCTCCACCTGAGTCCGACCATCGCCGTGGTGACCAACATCGACGCCGATCACCTCGATTTCTACGCCGACCTGGAGCAGATCAAGACCACCTTTGTCGATTTCATCAACAAGGTTCCCTTTTACGGGCTGGCGGTGCTCTGCCTGGACGATCCGAACATCCAGGAGATCATGCCCCGGGTGAAGAAGCGCTATCTCACCTACGGGCTGGCGTCGCAGGCCGATCTCTACGCCACCGACATCCGCTACCAGGCCAGCGCCACCCGATTCGCCGTCCATGACCGCAACGGGCGTCTGGGCGAGATCACCCTCGGCATGCCGGGCCGGCACAATGTGCTCAATGCCCTGGCGGCGATCGGGGTCGGCCTCGAGCTGGGGCTCGATTTCGACCGGATTGCCCGCGGCTTTGACGGCTTTGGCGGTGTTCAGCGCCGGTTCCAGATCCTCTCCACCGCCGGCGACATCATGGTGGTGGACGATTACGGGCATCACCCGGCCGAAATCCGCGCCACCCTGGCAGCGGCGCGCAAGGGCTGGCCGGAGCGGCGCATCGTCGCCGTCTTCCAGCCGCACCGTTTCAGTCGCACCAGGGCCCTGTTCGAGGAATTCGCCACCGCCTTCTACGACGCCGACCGGCTGCTGGTCACCGACATCTACCCGGCCGGCGAGGAGCCGATCGAGGGGGTGACGGCGCAGCGGCTGGCCGAGCGTGTGCGCAACCACGGGCATCGGGACGTGAGCTGGGTGCCCGGCCTGACCGAGGCGACGGCCGAACTCGAGGCCTCGCTCGAAGCGGGCGACCTGGTGGTAACCCTGGGAGCCGGCAACATCGGCCAGGTGGCGATTGAGCTGGCAAAGCGCCTGTCGGCATGAACGAGAGTTTGCGGCAGCTCTTTGACAATCTCGGTGAACTGGGCGGCGAGCTGCGCCGCGACGAGCCCCTCGCGGCACACTGCAGCTGGCGGGTCGGCGGACCGGCCGATCTCTTCTACCAGCCGCAGCGGCTCGAACAGCTTGAACGGGCGGTGTGCCTGGCGGAAGCCGCCGGTGTTCCCTGGCTTGTGCTGGGAAACGGCAGCAACCTGCTGGTGCGTGACGGCGGCGTGCGGGGCCTGGTGATCGAGACCGGCGCCCTGAACCGCTGGCGGCTGCGGGATGACGGCGGGCTGGAGGCCGAATGCGGCGTTGCGCTGCCGGAACTGGCCCGCGCCACCGCTGCGGCCGGCCGGGCCGGCCTGGAGCGGCTGGCCGGCATTCCCGGAACCCTCGGCGCGGCGGTGGCGATCAATGCCGGCGCCCACGGACAGAGCGTCGGCGATGCCGTGCGGCAGGTTGTCGTGCTGCACGAAGGACGGCGGCAGCGGCGGACGAAGGCGGAACTCGGTTTCGGCTACCGGCAAAGCGCCATCGGCGACAGGGAGGTGGTGCTGGAAATCCTGCTGCAGCTGGACAGGAAAGAGCCGGCGGCGCTGCTCGAGGCCATGCGCGCGGCGCTTGACGCCCGGCGGCAGGCGCAGGCGGTCGAGGGGCCCAACGCGGGCTCGGTGTTCAGGAATCCGCCGGATGTGGCGGCCTGGAAGCTGATCGACGACGCCGGCCTGCGGGGGCTGCGCCTCGGCGGGGCGATGGTGTCGGAGCGGCATGCCAACTTCATCGTCAATTGCGGTGACGCCCGGGCGGCCGAGATTGAGGAGCTGATCGAGCGGGTTCGGCAGCGGGTGAAGGCGCACAGCGGTGTTGCGCTGGAAACCGAGATCCGGATCGTCGGTGAAAGGTGAGAGCAATGGCCCTGGACAGGGAAAGCTTGCGACAGAAGACCATCGGCGTGCTGTGTGGCGGTCTTTCCGCCGAGCGCGAGGTGTCGCTGCGCACCGGCGGCGAGGTGCACCGGGCGCTGCAGGAAGCGGGATACCGGTCGGTGCTGATCGACGCCGGTCGCGACCTGGCCGAGCAGTTGCGGGCCGAAGGGGTCGAGATCGCCTTCGTCGCCCTGCATGGCCGCTTCGGCGAGGACGGACGGGTGCAGGGGCTGCTCGAGATGCTCGGCATCCCCTACACCGGCAGCGGCGTGCTGGCGTCGGCGCTGGCCATCGACAAGGTGGCGACCAAGAAGATTCTGCTCTACCACGAGCTGCCGACTCCCGGATTCGTGGTCTTCCGCCGCGGTGACGACCGCGAGGCGCTGCTGGAGCGCTGCCGGCACTTTCCGCTGGTGGTCAAACCGGCGCGCGAGGGTTCGACCATCGGCATCAGCATCGTGCACGACCGCGACGAGCTCGCTGCCGGACTGGACACCGCCCTCGAGCTTGACGACCAGGTTCTGGTTGAGGATTACATCGCCGGCATGGAAGTGACGGTGAGCGTGCTCGACGACGAGGCGCTGCCGATCATCCAGATCGTACCCAAGGGCGGCTTTTACGACTACAAGGCGAAATACACCGCCGGCCAGACCCGCTACATCCTGCCGGCGCTGCTGCCGCCGCTGGTCTACCGTCGCCTGCAGCAGGTTTCCGTCGAGGCCTGCCGGATTCTCGGCTGCCGCGGCGCGGCGCGGGTCGATTTCATGGTGCAGGAGCGCGAATTCTACATCCTCGAGATCAACACCGTTCCGGGAATGACGCCGACAAGCCTGCTGCCGAAGGCGGCGCTCAGGGCCGGGATGAGCTTCACCGAGCTGGTAGTTCGCATGCTGCTCGATGCGGATCTGGACAAGTAGGGGGCGATGAACGACGACCATGCGCGACCTGAAGGACGGAAAGAAGCGGTCCAGAACCCGCGCCAACCGGCGGGTCAGGAAGAAGGAGCCGCGCAACTGGGGACAGCTGCTGCGACGGCTGACCCGGACCGTCCTGCTGCTGGCCTTTGCCGGTCTGGTCGTCGTCGCCGGGTTTCTCGCCGGTCGCCTGCTGCTCGACTGGGGCTATTTCAAGGTCGACACCATCCGGGTCGTCGCCAACGAGCGGGTGTCGAGAGACGAGATCGTGGCGCTGTCCGACATCCGGCCGGGCGACGGGATCTTCGACCTCAACCTGGAGCGTATCGGCCGCAAGATCGAGGAGAATCCCTGGATCGCCGCCGCCCGGGTCCGGCGGATCTTTCCCGGCGAGGTGGTGATCGAGGTGAAGGAGAGGGTGCCGGGAGCCATCCTCAGCCTCGGGTATCTCTACTATGTCGACTGGGAGGGCGAGATCTTCAAGCTGCTGTCGCCGGAAGACCGGCTCGACTATCCGGTGATCACCGGCATCACCCAGGAGGACCTGACCCGGCAGCCCGACCGGGTCAGGCGGCGGCTACGCCAGGCGATGCTGCTGCTGCGGCAGCTCAAGGGACGCCGTTCGCTGACGCTGGAAGATATTTCGGAGGTCCATGTCGGCCGGGACGGCGGCTTCGAGCTGACCACCTATGTCGGCGGGGTGCCGATCCGCCTCGGTTACGGTCATTTCGCCGCCAAGCTGGACCGGCTGGAGAAGGTCTACAAGGAACTGAGGCCACAGCTTATGGCCCTGAAATATATCGATCTCAACGTATCTGACCGGGTGATCGTGAGCGTGGCGACGCCGCAAACGGTTGGGAAGGGTTAGCAAGGGGGTAGCCATCATGAGCAACAAGAGAGAGAACCTGATCGTCGGTCTCGACATCGGTACGACCAAAATCTGCGCCATCGTCGCCAGCGCCACCGACGAGGGGCTCGATATCGTCGGCATCGGTCTGGCGCCGTCGAAGGGCCTGCGCAAGGGGGTGGTGATCAATATCGAGAGCACGGTCGAGGCGGTGAAGAAGGCCCTGCAGGAGGCCGAGCTGATGGCCGGCTGCGAGATCAAGTCGGTTTTCGCCGGCATCGCCGGCGGGCACATCAAGGGCTTCAATTCGCAGGGGGTCATCGCCATCAAGAACCGTGAGGTGACCGGCGAGGACATCCGCCGGGTGATCGACGCCGCCAAGGCGATCGCCATCCCCATGGACCGCGAGGTGATCCACATCCTGCCCCAGGAGTACATCATCGACGACCAGGACGGCATCAAGGAGCCGCTGGGCATGAGCGGTGTCCGGCTGGAGGCGAAGGTGCACATCGTTACCGGCGCCGTCGCCAGCGCCCAGAACATCATCAAGAGCTGCCAGCGGGCCGGGGTCGACGTGGCCGACATCGTGCTCGAGCAGCTGGCCTCGAGCGAGGCGGTGCTGACTCCGGACGAGAAGGAACTGGGAGTGGCGATGATCGACATTGGCGGCGGCACCACCGACATCGCCATCTTTGCTGACGGCGCCATCAAGCACACGGCGGTGCTGTCGCTGGGCGGCAATCACCTGACCAACGACATCGCCGTCGGCCTGCGCACGCCGATGCACGAGGCCGAGGTGCTCAAGCAGAAGTACGGCTGCTGCCTGACCGCCATGGTCGGCAAGGACGAAACCATCGAGGTGCCCTCGGTGGGTGGACGGGAGCCGCGGGTGTTGTCGCGGATGCTGCTGGCGGAGATTCTCGAGCCGCGGGTGGAGGAGATCTTCACCCTGGTCAACCGGGAGATCGTGCGCAGCGGGTTCGAGGACCTGATCGCCTCCGGGGTGGTGCTGACCGGCGGAAGCTCCATCCTGCCCGGCATGCCCGAGCTGGCCGAACAGGTCTTCAACCTGCCGGTAAGGCGCGGAGTGCCCAAGGACATCGGCGGCCTGACCGACGTGGTCAACTCGCCCATCTACGCTACCGGGGTCGGCCTGGTCAAGTACGGCAGCCGCAACCTGCAGGCGAAGAAGTTCAGCATCGGCGAGGACAACCTGTTCGACCGGGTCATCCGGCGGATGAAGGAGTGGTTTGGAGAATTTTTCTAGTTGAAGCGGAGAATGAAGCCAACCGGTGAAGGAAGGGAGAACCTTCACCACAGACAGGAATGGAGGGAGTCATGTTTGAATTTGATGAAACCATGGACCAGAGTGCAAAGATCAAGGTGGTTGGAGTCGGTGGCGGCGGCGGCAACGCCGTCAATACCATGATCGCTTCGGGCGTCAGCGGCGTTGATTTCATCGTCGCCAACACCGACGCCCAGGCGCTGCGCGCCAACAAGTCGCCGATGAAGCTGCAACTCGGCAGCAAGCTGACCAAGGGGCTGGGGGCCGGAGCCAATCCGGAAATCGGTC from Geothermobacter ehrlichii includes the following:
- the ftsW gene encoding putative lipid II flippase FtsW — translated: MEIRRGHDQTLLMLATVLTCFGIVMVYSSSSIMAAEKYADGFLFLKRQGIFACIGLLLMAGLMHVDYHRLRRLAVPLLLLCTLLLVVVFIPGVGVRAGGASRWIRLPFFSLQPSELAKLGLVVFMAHSLARKGEKIKTLKVGFLPYMVLLAVLLVLVLAQPDLGGAATMGVVALCLLLVAGSRWRHLFGVVVLALPFLYFLVMNVDYRRRRIMAFLNPWDDPTDTGFQIIQSWIAFGTGGWFGNGLGEGKQKLFFLPEAHTDFIFAVVGEELGFVGVVVTAALFLVLVLRGIRTAVHAPDEFGRYLAFGLTVLIGIEAFTNFAVVLGLLPTKGLALPFLSYGGTNLVCTLMEVGILLNISAKLPGEVR
- the murG gene encoding undecaprenyldiphospho-muramoylpentapeptide beta-N-acetylglucosaminyltransferase, coding for MRVLLAGGGTGGHLFPAVALAQQLLADEPGSEVLFVGTERGIEARVLPELGLPLATIDIVGFVGKKPVEKLAVAPKLLRSFRQSGAILDRFRPQVVVGVGGYASGPVLLAARWRRLPLVIHEQNARPGLTNRLLGHLADRICISYPESAGHFGGRTVLTGNPVRREMTEHRPLPDGEPELLVFGGSRGARAINQAVLACLPHLELWRGRLRIVHQTGEEDLEQVKEGYRKQGWTHAEVVPFIRDMASAYARAHLVLCRAGATTIAELTACGRPSILVPYPYAAGDHQTANARSLAERGAALMLPQTELEGKRLATLISDMLSDRQRLLDMAGAAHALGQPRAAELILDQCRAVARKG
- the murC gene encoding UDP-N-acetylmuramate--L-alanine ligase; its protein translation is MYGKIRRIHFVGIGGIGMSGIAEVLLNLGYEVSGSDLRQSETTRRLAKLGGRIAFGHAPDNLGDADVVVTSTAVRADNVEVAEAQRRHIPVIPRAEMLAELMRMKYGVAVAGTHGKTTTTSMVATILTRGGLDPTAVIGGRLDAFGSNAKLGQGKFLVAEADESDGSFLHLSPTIAVVTNIDADHLDFYADLEQIKTTFVDFINKVPFYGLAVLCLDDPNIQEIMPRVKKRYLTYGLASQADLYATDIRYQASATRFAVHDRNGRLGEITLGMPGRHNVLNALAAIGVGLELGLDFDRIARGFDGFGGVQRRFQILSTAGDIMVVDDYGHHPAEIRATLAAARKGWPERRIVAVFQPHRFSRTRALFEEFATAFYDADRLLVTDIYPAGEEPIEGVTAQRLAERVRNHGHRDVSWVPGLTEATAELEASLEAGDLVVTLGAGNIGQVAIELAKRLSA
- the murB gene encoding UDP-N-acetylmuramate dehydrogenase; the encoded protein is MNESLRQLFDNLGELGGELRRDEPLAAHCSWRVGGPADLFYQPQRLEQLERAVCLAEAAGVPWLVLGNGSNLLVRDGGVRGLVIETGALNRWRLRDDGGLEAECGVALPELARATAAAGRAGLERLAGIPGTLGAAVAINAGAHGQSVGDAVRQVVVLHEGRRQRRTKAELGFGYRQSAIGDREVVLEILLQLDRKEPAALLEAMRAALDARRQAQAVEGPNAGSVFRNPPDVAAWKLIDDAGLRGLRLGGAMVSERHANFIVNCGDARAAEIEELIERVRQRVKAHSGVALETEIRIVGER
- a CDS encoding D-alanine--D-alanine ligase; this translates as MDRESLRQKTIGVLCGGLSAEREVSLRTGGEVHRALQEAGYRSVLIDAGRDLAEQLRAEGVEIAFVALHGRFGEDGRVQGLLEMLGIPYTGSGVLASALAIDKVATKKILLYHELPTPGFVVFRRGDDREALLERCRHFPLVVKPAREGSTIGISIVHDRDELAAGLDTALELDDQVLVEDYIAGMEVTVSVLDDEALPIIQIVPKGGFYDYKAKYTAGQTRYILPALLPPLVYRRLQQVSVEACRILGCRGAARVDFMVQEREFYILEINTVPGMTPTSLLPKAALRAGMSFTELVVRMLLDADLDK